A part of Tardiphaga sp. vice304 genomic DNA contains:
- a CDS encoding isochorismatase family protein translates to MSANMSSMPKLPQSLPRRDSYLMLSASPEEFPLSANETALIVVDMQNAYASPGGYLDLAGFDVTGAKPVISAVAETIEISRKLGFTIVFFQNGWDSAKQEAGTPDSPNWWKSNALKTMRAQPELDGKLITRGTWDYDLVDKLKPMPGDLVLGKPRYSGFAGTQLDAMLRARRIRNLVVVGVATNVCVESTIRDAYFLEYFSIMVKDATLQAGPPALQEATIYNVETFFGWTTTVSELRSLTNR, encoded by the coding sequence ATGAGTGCCAACATGAGTTCGATGCCTAAACTGCCGCAATCGCTACCACGTCGCGACAGCTACTTGATGCTGTCCGCCAGCCCAGAAGAATTTCCGCTATCGGCGAATGAGACCGCGCTGATCGTCGTCGATATGCAGAATGCCTACGCCTCACCGGGCGGCTATCTCGATCTCGCCGGCTTCGATGTGACGGGCGCTAAACCAGTCATATCAGCCGTTGCGGAAACTATCGAGATTTCTCGCAAGCTCGGCTTCACAATCGTCTTTTTTCAGAACGGCTGGGATAGCGCCAAACAGGAAGCCGGAACGCCGGACTCGCCGAATTGGTGGAAGTCGAACGCGTTGAAGACGATGCGCGCGCAGCCCGAACTCGACGGCAAGCTGATCACGCGGGGCACGTGGGATTACGACCTCGTCGACAAGCTCAAGCCGATGCCGGGCGATCTCGTGCTCGGCAAACCGCGCTACAGCGGTTTTGCCGGGACGCAACTGGACGCCATGCTGCGCGCACGTCGAATCCGAAACCTCGTCGTGGTCGGCGTCGCCACCAATGTCTGCGTCGAATCCACCATTCGCGACGCTTACTTTCTCGAATACTTCTCGATCATGGTGAAAGACGCCACCTTGCAGGCCGGACCACCCGCCTTGCAGGAGGCGACGATCTACAACGTCGAAACCTTCTTCGGCTGGACCACCACCGTCAGCGAGTTGCGCAGCCTCACCAACCGCTAA
- a CDS encoding alpha/beta fold hydrolase, whose translation MLLVAGIGGAGGYFKPNVDAFAASYRVVVHDHRGTGGSRKDRIVYSVPQMTDDMIALMDSLDIEAAHIVGHSTGAAMAQDIALRFPARIKSAVFYAGWETADGYFKRCFDVRKRVLADSGSLAYVQTTPLFLNPPWWVSANLERLEADEPAAAAALAPAEIMTSRIDAICSYSPGEALRGITCPSLITCALDDHLTPYFYSQRMARLMPNADTFFFQTGGHAVSQVLPEQFNTVVLSYLDAVTAGRPWRAPAVSYPEIV comes from the coding sequence GTGCTGCTGGTGGCCGGGATCGGCGGCGCAGGCGGTTACTTCAAACCGAATGTCGATGCCTTTGCCGCATCCTATCGCGTCGTGGTGCACGACCATCGCGGCACCGGCGGATCGCGTAAGGATCGCATCGTCTATTCGGTGCCGCAGATGACCGACGACATGATTGCCTTGATGGATTCTCTCGACATCGAAGCGGCGCATATTGTCGGGCACTCTACGGGGGCCGCAATGGCGCAGGACATTGCGCTGCGCTTTCCGGCGCGGATCAAGAGCGCGGTCTTCTATGCCGGTTGGGAAACTGCCGACGGCTACTTCAAGCGTTGCTTCGATGTCCGCAAGCGTGTGCTGGCCGATAGCGGCTCGCTCGCTTACGTGCAAACCACGCCGCTCTTTCTCAACCCGCCCTGGTGGGTCAGCGCCAACCTCGAACGGCTCGAAGCGGACGAACCTGCAGCGGCGGCGGCGCTCGCACCCGCCGAGATCATGACGAGCCGCATCGATGCGATTTGTTCGTACAGTCCCGGCGAGGCGCTGCGCGGGATCACGTGCCCATCGCTCATCACCTGCGCACTGGACGATCACCTGACGCCATATTTCTATTCGCAGCGGATGGCGCGGCTGATGCCGAACGCCGACACGTTTTTCTTTCAGACCGGCGGCCACGCCGTTTCGCAAGTGCTGCCCGAGCAGTTCAACACCGTGGTGCTGTCATATCTCGACGCGGTGACAGCAGGACGACCATGGCGCGCGCCGGCCGTGAGCTATCCGGAGATTGTTTGA
- a CDS encoding type IA DNA topoisomerase codes for MADQIVITEKTSQAKDVRAAVGARYGEILPAEGHLLDLLEPEDVVPAWKRWSAILLRPEGLYGTRPAEGGNKAAKLKAIREALRTAKRVWLATDCDREGQLIGQEILEHYNYRGEVMRVLFTAQDPQTIRDAFGRAKPNAEYASLYAAAVARRQADQIFNLSLTRTATIILGKGARGVIGVGRVKTPTLAIVCKRELEIRKFVPQAYFEVFATANVAGGQFQMRHAPQERIVRREVAEKVVEAAQGFEGALGVRVEDKRQGPPKLHDLPSLQKLCSSRFGWPASKTLEVAQELYDGKGKKIITYPRAEVRYLPESLISDVPKIVAGLQAGKSFSAIPVPDPPIIRKGASGSFHDKGLEGASHHAVIPNVNTVDNLREVWPRLSIDERKLFDVIARAYLAAVMADFRYRQTTVTLDVRGFPFRAAGRQPIDLGWRAAFPEWQPADEKGDEAQLLPALRNGETAKLEKPTIDDKETRPPPRYNEGTLIEAMQNAWRFVDDEVLRERLKEAKGIGTPATRAEVIGGLKRQAFLIAQGKNIVPTETGLSLFGVLKQADPSLVDPGLTAQLECLLDEVVIGKQEMIGAIDAVCDVAQRIIGKLQEGGVAGGPPLLGAAAVGGTGSRPPTPAMKRFADSIARAKGVKPPRGYATSGPICRAFLDQHAAKKASCEIPGVSGSKPASPAQILFAEKLAQDKDMVVPDEAKASSDPMGTWIDFNRVKQRGERRRKAVNAQTKAIAPKTKAPRNRSRKLAANITGKTKPPTTTLESSGNDTPLRIPYGNKDVAMKLGARYRAGQWYAPPGVDLTAFSEHGWLVPDKPRPASANL; via the coding sequence ATGGCGGATCAGATCGTCATCACCGAGAAGACCAGCCAAGCGAAAGACGTTCGCGCCGCTGTGGGGGCACGCTACGGGGAGATCCTTCCGGCTGAGGGACATCTGCTCGATCTTCTCGAACCCGAGGATGTCGTGCCGGCCTGGAAGCGCTGGTCTGCGATCCTACTTCGTCCAGAAGGCCTTTATGGCACCCGCCCTGCTGAGGGCGGCAACAAGGCCGCGAAACTTAAAGCCATCCGTGAAGCGCTGCGCACCGCAAAGCGGGTATGGCTCGCCACCGATTGCGATCGTGAGGGACAGCTCATCGGTCAGGAGATTCTCGAGCATTACAATTACCGCGGCGAGGTCATGCGGGTGCTGTTTACAGCGCAGGATCCTCAGACGATCCGCGACGCATTCGGCCGGGCGAAGCCAAACGCCGAATACGCTTCTCTTTATGCCGCCGCCGTCGCGCGGCGACAAGCCGACCAGATCTTTAACCTGTCGCTGACCCGAACCGCGACCATCATTCTTGGTAAAGGTGCGCGGGGCGTCATAGGAGTTGGCCGGGTCAAGACGCCAACCTTGGCGATCGTCTGTAAGCGCGAGCTCGAAATCCGGAAATTTGTGCCGCAGGCGTATTTTGAGGTTTTCGCCACCGCGAACGTAGCTGGTGGTCAATTCCAGATGCGGCACGCCCCGCAGGAGCGAATTGTCCGGCGCGAGGTCGCCGAGAAGGTGGTCGAAGCGGCTCAGGGTTTCGAGGGCGCGCTAGGAGTGCGCGTTGAAGACAAGCGGCAAGGGCCGCCGAAGCTCCATGATCTGCCCTCGCTGCAAAAACTGTGCAGCTCGCGCTTCGGCTGGCCGGCCAGCAAGACATTGGAAGTGGCGCAGGAACTGTATGACGGCAAGGGCAAAAAGATCATCACCTATCCTCGCGCCGAGGTACGGTATCTCCCGGAGAGCTTGATATCGGACGTTCCGAAGATCGTGGCGGGCTTGCAGGCAGGGAAGTCGTTCAGCGCGATCCCTGTGCCCGATCCCCCGATCATCAGAAAGGGCGCAAGCGGCAGTTTCCATGACAAGGGACTTGAGGGCGCCAGCCATCACGCCGTCATTCCGAACGTCAACACGGTCGACAACCTAAGGGAGGTCTGGCCGCGTCTTTCGATCGACGAGAGGAAACTGTTCGACGTGATCGCGCGAGCTTATCTCGCCGCCGTCATGGCAGATTTCCGTTACCGCCAGACGACTGTAACGCTCGACGTGCGGGGCTTCCCCTTCCGCGCCGCCGGTCGCCAGCCCATTGATCTTGGCTGGCGCGCAGCGTTCCCGGAGTGGCAGCCTGCCGACGAAAAAGGCGATGAAGCGCAATTGCTGCCAGCATTGCGCAACGGCGAGACAGCGAAGCTGGAAAAGCCTACGATCGACGACAAGGAGACGCGGCCTCCGCCGCGATACAACGAAGGCACCCTGATCGAGGCGATGCAAAACGCATGGCGTTTCGTCGACGATGAGGTGCTGCGGGAGCGACTGAAAGAGGCCAAAGGCATCGGCACTCCGGCCACCCGCGCCGAGGTCATTGGCGGACTCAAGAGACAGGCTTTCCTCATTGCCCAGGGAAAGAACATCGTGCCCACCGAGACTGGGCTATCGCTATTCGGGGTTCTCAAGCAGGCTGATCCGTCGCTGGTCGACCCTGGGTTAACCGCGCAACTCGAATGCCTCCTCGACGAGGTCGTGATCGGCAAGCAGGAGATGATCGGCGCGATTGATGCGGTATGCGACGTCGCCCAACGCATTATCGGTAAACTCCAGGAAGGCGGCGTCGCCGGAGGACCGCCCTTGCTTGGCGCCGCCGCGGTCGGCGGCACGGGATCACGACCGCCAACACCAGCGATGAAACGCTTTGCGGACAGCATCGCCCGGGCGAAAGGCGTCAAACCTCCACGGGGCTATGCGACATCCGGACCAATCTGCCGCGCGTTCCTCGACCAGCACGCCGCCAAGAAAGCTAGCTGTGAAATACCTGGTGTGTCTGGCTCCAAGCCCGCGAGTCCGGCGCAGATATTATTCGCCGAGAAGCTCGCACAGGATAAAGACATGGTTGTTCCCGACGAGGCAAAGGCCAGTTCAGACCCCATGGGGACGTGGATCGACTTCAACCGAGTCAAGCAGCGTGGTGAGCGCCGTCGTAAGGCTGTCAACGCGCAGACCAAAGCAATTGCTCCCAAAACTAAGGCTCCAAGAAATAGATCTCGGAAGCTCGCGGCAAATATCACCGGAAAAACTAAGCCACCAACGACCACTCTGGAGAGTTCGGGAAATGATACCCCACTTCGGATTCCCTACGGCAACAAGGATGTCGCCATGAAACTTGGGGCCCGCTATCGAGCAGGGCAGTGGTATGCCCCACCGGGTGTCGATCTCACTGCCTTCAGCGAACATGGTTGGTTGGTGCCCGACAAGCCACGGCCCGCTTCAGCGAACCTATAG
- a CDS encoding ABC transporter ATP-binding protein, which yields MARAGRELSGDCLMADAAMTAHDVLTAREVGMIFNADSTNPVRALGNISFGLRPREVLAIVGPSGCGKTTLFNIIAGLITPSLGSVSVNGVQVAGAKGQVGYMLQKDMLLPWRSVLDNVTLGLEVRGVGRKESEEIAHRLINAYGLGGFENAKPATLSGGMRQRVAFMRTLAFDPDVILLDEPFSALDFQTRLLLQGEVQRIIRERGKSVILVTHDIGEAITMADRIVVMTNRPATVKSVHTIELSDSERDPVTIRTNALFNDYFNRIWGELEIRREV from the coding sequence ATGGCGCGCGCCGGCCGTGAGCTATCCGGAGATTGTTTGATGGCCGATGCTGCAATGACTGCGCACGACGTGCTGACCGCACGCGAGGTCGGCATGATCTTCAACGCCGACAGTACGAATCCCGTTCGCGCGCTCGGCAATATTTCGTTCGGATTGCGCCCGCGTGAAGTGCTGGCAATCGTCGGTCCGTCGGGCTGCGGCAAGACGACCTTATTCAACATCATCGCCGGCCTCATTACGCCCAGCCTCGGCAGCGTGTCAGTCAACGGCGTACAGGTCGCCGGGGCCAAAGGGCAAGTCGGTTACATGCTGCAAAAAGACATGCTGCTGCCCTGGCGCAGCGTGCTGGACAATGTGACGCTGGGCCTCGAAGTGCGCGGCGTCGGTCGTAAGGAATCCGAAGAAATTGCGCACCGGTTGATCAACGCCTATGGCCTTGGTGGATTCGAAAATGCCAAGCCCGCGACACTGTCCGGCGGCATGCGTCAGCGCGTCGCCTTTATGCGAACGCTGGCGTTCGATCCGGATGTCATACTGCTCGACGAGCCGTTCTCTGCGCTGGATTTCCAGACCCGCCTTCTCTTGCAGGGCGAAGTTCAGCGCATCATCCGCGAGCGCGGCAAAAGCGTCATCCTCGTCACGCATGACATCGGCGAGGCGATCACCATGGCTGACCGCATCGTCGTCATGACCAATCGGCCTGCCACCGTGAAGAGCGTGCACACAATCGAACTGTCGGACTCCGAGCGCGACCCTGTGACGATCCGGACCAATGCGCTTTTCAACGATTACTTCAACCGGATCTGGGGCGAGCTGGAAATTCGCCGCGAGGTCTGA
- a CDS encoding bifunctional DNA primase/polymerase, translating to MPQKLSQSALERVARVTSAATRTPDAITPEHHFFAIHASQMAANGYFCLPLPPFQKRTHWKGWSKFCAEVPTEQQIAAWQSKYGDHGIALAAGFSVVAVDIDCLLAEQADDIERLTRKSLGDTPLMRIGQFPKRALIYRVAPGAVIESESVGKLDLIGDRRYLVGFGIHPDTRQPYTWENATPATVPVSALPAVTPAKIARFLNAVRAYFFAEAVPGVRPDSTPDPIFPDHKAKPLRTNADRVLDGRDTLLTRLVFQAYATHSTAEAIADAAWRSFTQQADLSRPKRNGRRPWSHHDALTKAHYLLRSGKPRPGVPSMNSTGGGTSGDPTQRERFGHFVDRACAAGLLTRTDAAVSHAMLTFVLSDQPEGCCFASRETVAAMVGCKPNTVKKSRRRLRELYLWKATLVSGGRGQLARYQPQFNSMNQASVAVSQRAYLNNASPAGVSS from the coding sequence ATGCCGCAAAAGCTCAGTCAGTCTGCTCTAGAACGTGTCGCTCGCGTCACAAGCGCTGCCACCCGCACGCCTGACGCAATCACGCCGGAGCACCACTTCTTCGCCATTCATGCATCGCAGATGGCCGCAAACGGCTATTTTTGCCTTCCGTTGCCCCCGTTTCAGAAGCGCACCCACTGGAAGGGCTGGTCTAAATTCTGCGCCGAAGTCCCGACCGAGCAGCAAATTGCCGCCTGGCAGTCGAAGTACGGCGACCATGGCATTGCTCTGGCCGCCGGCTTCTCGGTCGTGGCGGTCGACATCGATTGCCTTCTTGCAGAACAGGCCGACGACATCGAACGCTTGACGCGAAAGTCGCTCGGTGACACGCCGCTTATGCGCATCGGCCAGTTTCCGAAACGCGCGTTGATTTACCGCGTCGCGCCTGGTGCGGTGATCGAGTCCGAAAGCGTCGGCAAGCTCGATCTAATTGGTGACAGACGCTATCTCGTCGGCTTTGGCATTCATCCGGACACCCGCCAGCCTTACACCTGGGAAAATGCGACGCCTGCCACTGTCCCCGTTTCAGCCTTGCCGGCTGTAACGCCGGCTAAGATCGCTCGCTTTCTCAACGCTGTCCGAGCCTATTTCTTTGCTGAAGCCGTACCGGGAGTTCGGCCCGATTCGACGCCGGACCCCATTTTTCCTGATCATAAGGCGAAACCGCTACGCACGAACGCAGACCGAGTCTTAGACGGCCGCGACACGCTGTTGACCCGTCTCGTTTTTCAGGCCTACGCCACGCACAGCACAGCTGAGGCAATCGCCGATGCCGCCTGGCGGAGCTTTACACAACAAGCCGATCTTTCCAGACCTAAGCGTAATGGACGCCGGCCCTGGTCCCACCACGATGCCCTGACCAAGGCCCACTATCTTCTTCGAAGTGGTAAGCCGCGGCCTGGCGTGCCGTCCATGAATTCGACCGGCGGCGGGACGTCCGGCGATCCAACGCAGCGCGAACGATTTGGACATTTTGTCGACCGCGCTTGCGCCGCCGGCCTTCTTACGCGAACTGACGCCGCCGTCAGCCACGCGATGCTGACTTTTGTCCTTTCTGACCAGCCCGAGGGCTGCTGCTTTGCATCCCGCGAGACAGTCGCCGCGATGGTCGGCTGTAAGCCGAACACTGTGAAAAAATCGCGTCGCCGCCTTCGCGAGCTTTACCTGTGGAAGGCGACACTCGTTAGCGGCGGCCGTGGCCAGCTTGCTCGATATCAGCCGCAGTTCAATTCAATGAACCAGGCGTCAGTCGCTGTTAGCCAGCGAGCCTATTTGAATAACGCCAGCCCCGCGGGAGTTTCGTCTTGA
- the rutC gene encoding pyrimidine utilization protein C: MPRKPIIPAGSPPPMAPYSPGVVADNILYVSGVLAMDASGGIVGVGDATAQTRAVLESIKSIVETAGGTMADVTMNSIFLKDLADYAKMNAVYKEYFPSEFPARYCIRADLVKPEFLVEIASVAHLSKR; the protein is encoded by the coding sequence ATGCCGCGCAAACCGATCATACCCGCTGGTTCACCGCCGCCAATGGCCCCCTATTCGCCGGGTGTTGTCGCCGACAACATCCTTTACGTCTCCGGCGTGCTGGCGATGGATGCGAGCGGCGGAATTGTCGGCGTCGGCGACGCGACGGCGCAAACACGCGCCGTGCTGGAGTCGATCAAAAGCATCGTCGAGACTGCCGGTGGCACCATGGCCGACGTCACGATGAACTCGATCTTCCTCAAGGATCTGGCCGATTACGCCAAGATGAACGCGGTGTACAAAGAATACTTCCCGAGCGAATTTCCAGCGCGTTACTGCATTCGCGCCGACCTCGTGAAGCCCGAATTCCTCGTGGAAATCGCGTCCGTCGCGCATCTGTCGAAACGCTGA
- the rutD gene encoding pyrimidine utilization protein D, producing MLVLETTARSGVSTHQGKTIKETARDLEAAVQLNAALADCLCRSMRAWRLSHETDKAYNSRQIHLCVIWLSTRPTELNMPYASAAAGAEIFYESYGEGTPILMSAGMGGNSSFWTPQIATLSERHTVIVYDHVGTARSRNGNDSVRTIAGMADDMVCVLDRVGVKAAHVVGHAVGGIVGLELAMTQPERLCSVTVVNGWGRADAHLLRCFEVRREILKQSGPRAYVRAQPLFLFPPQWIAENEAKLDADEAQILAHFPPADTINKRIEMFLAFDPGERLAGITTPTLITTATDDALVPAYLTRELAAAIPGARLRQVDYGAHAFTAVTPDIFNTMLLDFIAGAGG from the coding sequence ATGCTGGTCTTGGAGACGACCGCCCGATCCGGCGTGAGCACTCATCAGGGCAAGACGATCAAGGAGACCGCCCGTGATCTGGAGGCCGCAGTTCAATTAAACGCCGCGCTAGCGGATTGCTTATGCAGGAGTATGCGCGCATGGAGGTTGTCTCATGAAACCGATAAGGCATACAATTCCAGACAGATTCACCTTTGCGTAATCTGGCTTTCGACAAGACCGACGGAGTTGAACATGCCCTACGCGAGCGCTGCAGCCGGCGCGGAAATATTCTATGAAAGTTACGGCGAAGGTACGCCGATCCTGATGTCCGCCGGCATGGGAGGCAACAGCTCGTTCTGGACGCCGCAGATCGCGACGCTGAGCGAGCGCCATACGGTGATCGTGTACGATCATGTCGGCACAGCACGAAGCCGCAACGGCAATGATAGCGTCCGCACCATCGCAGGCATGGCGGACGATATGGTTTGCGTGCTGGATCGGGTCGGCGTCAAGGCCGCGCATGTGGTTGGTCACGCGGTCGGCGGCATCGTCGGGCTCGAACTGGCGATGACCCAGCCGGAGCGGCTGTGCAGCGTGACGGTGGTGAACGGCTGGGGCCGCGCGGATGCTCATCTGCTGCGCTGCTTTGAGGTTCGCCGTGAAATCTTGAAACAGTCCGGGCCACGCGCTTATGTTCGCGCGCAACCATTGTTTTTGTTTCCGCCGCAATGGATCGCAGAAAACGAAGCGAAGCTGGATGCGGACGAGGCTCAGATTCTGGCGCATTTTCCGCCTGCCGACACCATCAACAAGCGAATCGAGATGTTTCTCGCGTTCGATCCCGGCGAGCGGCTGGCCGGCATCACCACGCCGACTTTAATCACCACCGCGACGGACGACGCGCTGGTGCCAGCCTATCTCACACGCGAACTCGCGGCCGCTATTCCGGGTGCGCGACTGCGCCAGGTCGATTACGGCGCGCATGCCTTTACTGCTGTGACGCCGGACATCTTCAATACGATGCTACTCGATTTTATCGCCGGCGCGGGCGGGTAA
- a CDS encoding replication initiator protein A, with the protein MIQISTPLQLEPHRDMRQLSVLAKLPLVATAPGTQSIKSVLKEHGVDYHFATSADGHDSMATLADADVLIYAASVIAAAKNAGADLSPVIPFRPTPILRFLGRPLGGRQNVLLQAAVYRLHNTTISSNYNAGGCVVPTFDTLISRIDYAEGTRRIRSITVGDWFVDQIRLNLILKLDPASLKLRGLERRVYGWASAHVNRIAAEPWAIPLNYAWFKSGGQHQPESPGGFRKFRHAIRLLVARNALPGFQLELIGQPRSQALRISRKSFVDSPNNPLHSIVIERQPEPLFAPEIPSIVIPAL; encoded by the coding sequence TTGATCCAGATTTCGACGCCGCTCCAGCTAGAGCCTCACCGGGACATGCGGCAGCTTTCCGTGCTTGCTAAGCTACCACTGGTCGCCACGGCACCCGGAACGCAGTCCATCAAGTCTGTTCTTAAAGAACATGGTGTCGATTATCATTTCGCCACGTCCGCCGATGGGCATGACTCGATGGCCACGTTGGCGGACGCTGATGTCTTGATCTACGCGGCGTCCGTCATTGCCGCTGCCAAGAACGCCGGAGCAGACCTGTCGCCGGTCATACCTTTCAGGCCGACACCTATTCTCCGCTTTCTCGGAAGACCGCTCGGTGGCCGCCAGAACGTCCTTCTTCAAGCTGCTGTCTATCGGCTGCACAACACCACGATCTCAAGCAATTACAACGCCGGCGGTTGCGTCGTGCCGACCTTCGACACACTTATTTCACGCATCGATTATGCAGAAGGCACGCGACGTATCCGCTCAATCACGGTGGGGGACTGGTTTGTCGACCAGATTCGACTTAATCTGATTCTGAAGCTTGATCCTGCGTCGCTGAAACTTCGCGGTCTTGAGCGACGCGTCTATGGCTGGGCAAGCGCGCATGTCAACCGTATTGCGGCCGAACCTTGGGCAATCCCGCTGAACTACGCCTGGTTCAAATCGGGCGGTCAACATCAGCCTGAGTCGCCGGGCGGATTTCGCAAGTTTCGGCATGCCATCCGGCTACTCGTCGCGCGTAATGCCCTTCCCGGCTTCCAACTCGAGCTAATAGGGCAACCTCGGAGTCAGGCTTTGCGGATTTCTCGAAAGTCCTTCGTCGACTCCCCGAACAATCCTCTGCACTCGATCGTCATCGAACGGCAACCCGAGCCGCTGTTCGCCCCTGAGATTCCGTCAATCGTCATCCCCGCCCTCTAA
- a CDS encoding ABC transporter permease: MTTVSQAQPRRSAMSPWLLIVVGQIALTVGFFGLWEIAIRAGWLPVYLYGQPSGIASKFVTLLADGTLVESTLVTGFESLVGFVIGCSLGSAAGLALWLTPRFALILRPFIVAINGLPKIALAPLIIVWFGIGIESKIAIAAIITFIVSLMTAFSGAQEVDQDLIRLMRSLGASSRQTFTKIVAPATMPWIISGLRLNVGFALIGAVVGEYIAAKSGLGYLVYYAGTLYDLNAVWVGLFALMLLALVLDYGVTMLERWLSW, encoded by the coding sequence ATGACGACAGTGTCACAGGCCCAGCCGCGCCGTTCGGCGATGTCGCCGTGGCTGCTGATCGTGGTCGGGCAGATCGCCCTTACAGTCGGGTTCTTCGGATTGTGGGAAATCGCGATCCGCGCCGGCTGGTTGCCGGTCTATCTCTACGGCCAGCCGAGCGGCATCGCGAGTAAATTTGTCACCTTGCTCGCCGACGGCACGCTGGTCGAATCCACGCTCGTCACCGGCTTCGAATCTCTAGTTGGGTTCGTGATCGGCTGCTCGCTCGGCAGCGCAGCCGGACTTGCGCTGTGGCTGACGCCGCGTTTTGCGCTGATCCTGCGGCCGTTCATCGTCGCGATCAACGGTCTGCCAAAGATCGCTCTTGCCCCGTTGATCATCGTCTGGTTCGGCATCGGTATCGAATCCAAGATCGCCATCGCGGCGATCATCACCTTCATCGTGTCGCTGATGACCGCCTTCAGCGGCGCGCAGGAGGTCGATCAGGATCTGATCCGGCTGATGCGTTCGCTCGGAGCGAGTTCGCGGCAGACGTTCACCAAGATCGTCGCACCGGCGACCATGCCGTGGATCATCTCCGGCCTGCGGCTGAATGTCGGCTTCGCGCTGATCGGAGCCGTCGTCGGCGAATACATCGCCGCTAAATCCGGCCTCGGCTATCTCGTTTATTACGCCGGCACTTTGTACGACCTGAACGCCGTCTGGGTCGGGCTCTTCGCATTAATGCTGCTCGCGCTGGTGCTTGATTACGGCGTCACGATGCTTGAGCGATGGCTGAGCTGGTGA
- a CDS encoding CIA30 family protein has product MSVTTAIIDDLSREPPIAAIGSNWQLLTDEVMGGVSKGTMDRGAIADRAAIRMRGDVSLENNGGFVQIALDLSPDGGVVDASGWSGIELDVSGNGEEYGVHLRTDALTRPWQSYRQIFTADAYWRTVQLPFGRFVPHRTDVLLDTHRLRRISVVAIGRAFSCDLALGGLRFMTSQGSVKEPSY; this is encoded by the coding sequence ATGTCGGTAACGACTGCTATTATAGACGACCTAAGCCGTGAGCCACCCATTGCCGCGATAGGGAGCAACTGGCAGCTCCTTACCGACGAGGTCATGGGCGGTGTGTCTAAAGGGACCATGGACCGCGGTGCAATCGCCGACCGGGCCGCCATCCGCATGCGCGGCGACGTCAGCCTCGAGAACAATGGTGGCTTTGTTCAGATTGCCCTCGATCTTTCGCCTGACGGTGGCGTCGTCGATGCCAGCGGCTGGAGCGGGATCGAACTCGACGTATCCGGCAATGGTGAGGAGTACGGCGTTCATCTACGGACGGACGCCCTGACCAGGCCGTGGCAATCTTATCGCCAAATCTTCACAGCCGACGCGTATTGGCGGACGGTTCAGCTGCCGTTCGGCCGCTTTGTTCCTCATCGCACGGATGTTCTGCTCGATACTCATCGCTTGCGGCGCATCAGCGTGGTCGCCATTGGGCGCGCCTTCTCATGCGATCTTGCTCTCGGAGGGCTTCGGTTCATGACATCGCAGGGGTCAGTGAAGGAGCCAAGCTACTGA